In Sulfuracidifex metallicus DSM 6482 = JCM 9184, a single window of DNA contains:
- a CDS encoding 50S ribosomal protein L44e, protein MKVPKSLNVYCPKCKAHTPHSVSLYKNGKRRSLAEGQRRYDRKNEGYGSTRKPEQKRFAKTTKKQSLVLKCTKCGYVILKSGLRLKKVEFAEVAK, encoded by the coding sequence ATGAAGGTTCCAAAGAGCCTTAATGTTTATTGTCCTAAATGCAAGGCTCACACTCCTCACTCCGTTTCTCTTTATAAAAACGGAAAGAGGAGGAGTCTAGCTGAGGGACAAAGAAGGTATGATAGAAAGAACGAAGGTTATGGAAGTACCAGAAAGCCGGAACAGAAGAGGTTCGCAAAGACTACAAAGAAGCAATCCTTAGTGTTAAAATGCACAAAATGCGGTTACGTGATTCTCAAGTCCGGTTTACGCCTTAAGAAGGTTGAGTTTGCAGAGGTGGCTAAATAA
- a CDS encoding 30S ribosomal protein S27e codes for MMNKFRILIPEPNSKYLRVKCSQCGYEQTVFSNSTFPVRCLSCGSQLVFAKGGKAKINGDILKVLG; via the coding sequence ATAATGAACAAGTTCAGGATATTAATACCAGAACCAAACAGCAAGTACTTAAGGGTAAAGTGCAGTCAGTGCGGATACGAACAGACTGTATTTTCAAATTCTACGTTTCCTGTGAGATGCCTTTCTTGCGGATCTCAACTAGTTTTCGCTAAGGGTGGAAAAGCAAAAATAAATGGAGACATTCTAAAGGTACTAGGGTAG
- a CDS encoding translation initiation factor IF-2 subunit alpha → MIHRKATFPSEGEILIGTVKNVFDYGSYISLDEYPGVNAFLPWSEISTKWVRNVRDIVKEGRKVVVKVIRLDRKKGSVDVSLKKVTDDERRKKNIEWKKLQKLDKILEIVASRLGKDEKLAWEEVEWKLESKYDDPMGMIEKATKEGPEILLKAGISEEWVKPLLEEASKHVEERKVKESEILSIKTMSGSGVEVMKNVLDKAISSVLQNRHGFTVKLYTIGAPRYRLDVIGTEPKETSKVLQEIVESLLNNKGDVEIQVVKK, encoded by the coding sequence ATGATACATCGAAAGGCAACTTTTCCCTCTGAAGGAGAGATATTAATAGGTACCGTAAAGAACGTTTTTGATTATGGGAGTTATATCTCCCTTGATGAATATCCTGGAGTAAATGCGTTTCTTCCGTGGAGCGAAATAAGCACCAAGTGGGTAAGAAACGTAAGGGACATAGTCAAGGAAGGTAGGAAGGTAGTAGTCAAGGTCATAAGACTAGATAGAAAGAAGGGTTCTGTAGATGTATCCCTTAAGAAGGTAACCGACGATGAGAGGAGGAAAAAGAACATAGAATGGAAGAAACTACAAAAACTCGACAAAATACTGGAAATAGTGGCATCTAGGTTGGGTAAAGACGAAAAGCTAGCATGGGAGGAAGTAGAGTGGAAATTGGAAAGTAAATACGATGATCCTATGGGTATGATAGAGAAGGCAACCAAGGAAGGTCCTGAGATATTACTTAAGGCAGGTATATCTGAAGAGTGGGTAAAGCCTCTACTTGAGGAAGCATCTAAACACGTGGAAGAGAGGAAAGTGAAAGAAAGCGAGATACTTTCCATAAAGACAATGTCTGGTAGTGGAGTAGAAGTTATGAAGAATGTTCTGGACAAGGCCATAAGTTCTGTTCTTCAAAATAGGCATGGTTTCACAGTTAAGCTCTATACCATTGGAGCACCTAGATATAGGCTCGACGTTATAGGCACTGAACCTAAGGAAACGTCAAAGGTTCTACAAGAGATAGTCGAGAGTTTACTAAACAATAAAGGAGATGTTGAAATTCAGGTTGTGAAGAAATGA
- a CDS encoding RNA-protein complex protein Nop10, with the protein MKWKLRKCEVDGVYTFKDKCPVCGGTTKIPHPPRYSPVDKFVKYRIESKLNRKIDC; encoded by the coding sequence ATGAAATGGAAGTTAAGGAAATGTGAGGTCGACGGAGTTTATACATTTAAGGATAAATGCCCCGTTTGCGGAGGAACTACGAAGATTCCTCATCCGCCTAGATATTCCCCTGTAGATAAGTTCGTAAAATATAGAATTGAGAGTAAGTTGAACAGGAAGATAGACTGCTAG
- a CDS encoding STT3 domain-containing protein, translating into MQSTKRVTRFEWITRLIDVPVILGITLVSILIRAISANWPLAINGFDSWYLFYNANLIAHAGGNWYAVPPDVHAWFPWGYFIELGDTIGLPFFVALISLPFIGTFGANAVYTVTIFSDIALAGFGVIAAFLAVESITENRIAGYAAAIVVAVSPALTYKNVLGGLPKDSWGAVLILFTIYLFNEALKKEKPLFYGIPAGVLLFLAEIIWGGNTYIDLSLIIAAFLIILLNRNNEIVSKTYAVMAITTGFLTSFAPNEIGFLSGFAHGLSMIFVGILLYADLYLKNNLPKEFVDSKNILVSATIVLIFVLGIAGAVLAKPSLATSIIPSRYYAIINPFFQITVPIDKTVAEYIPQSITSMIEDFGISLFLAIGGIYYSLKKSSLGGIWLLVLGVAAIFGTSEQPYLFNYTAYLVAALAGIGIYYIVSSLRQSNRLAPILVLSLFAISLVADAGLAATGSDAPQAIDNSATGFLTTNYAWINAIDWLNKCTPAHSFILSWWDYGYWLETLTNKTVIDENNTLNGTQIRLMAQMFLNNESYAAYVLEHYYHVYPYGNPNYTIPAYIVTYDAVTSEVVNGQLTWYLGYPPNFGPFFGYTTSVGDIAKAMGAMTIIAGYNESSFVNSTELISQINATESTYGSTDPTLASGLISQIENAQPFAWTPRAYNSLIVQMFIEGTESLGGQVIAPFTTSVAPTNSGFQVTGTPLPPVELSYFQPAYIALYPVGSGGVPNDGGTYTVYIMVLVYQFVQPGHVIPEHVVENI; encoded by the coding sequence ATGCAGTCGACTAAGAGAGTAACTAGGTTCGAGTGGATCACGAGGCTCATCGACGTACCAGTAATTTTGGGAATTACGTTAGTTTCCATACTTATAAGGGCTATAAGCGCAAATTGGCCTTTGGCAATTAACGGATTCGACTCATGGTATCTATTTTATAATGCAAATCTCATTGCCCATGCTGGGGGAAACTGGTACGCGGTACCACCAGACGTTCATGCTTGGTTCCCTTGGGGATACTTCATTGAGCTAGGGGATACAATTGGATTGCCTTTCTTTGTTGCTCTCATATCTCTTCCATTTATAGGTACTTTTGGAGCTAACGCAGTATATACTGTAACTATATTTAGCGATATCGCACTTGCTGGTTTCGGTGTTATTGCTGCATTCCTGGCTGTAGAGTCGATAACTGAGAACAGAATCGCAGGTTATGCTGCAGCAATAGTAGTTGCAGTATCTCCTGCATTGACATATAAGAACGTTCTCGGCGGATTGCCCAAAGACTCTTGGGGAGCCGTACTGATACTTTTCACAATATATCTCTTCAACGAAGCATTAAAGAAGGAAAAGCCATTATTTTATGGTATTCCAGCAGGCGTATTATTGTTCCTTGCAGAGATTATTTGGGGAGGAAACACATACATTGACCTTAGCCTTATAATAGCTGCGTTTCTAATTATATTGTTAAACAGGAATAACGAGATAGTATCTAAGACCTATGCTGTAATGGCTATAACTACAGGATTCTTAACGTCTTTTGCACCCAACGAAATAGGCTTCCTCTCAGGTTTCGCTCACGGTTTATCAATGATATTCGTAGGAATTCTGCTTTATGCTGACCTTTACCTTAAGAATAATCTACCAAAGGAATTTGTAGATTCAAAGAACATACTTGTTTCAGCTACTATTGTGCTAATTTTCGTACTAGGCATCGCTGGAGCAGTTTTAGCCAAACCGTCACTAGCTACATCAATAATTCCCTCTAGGTACTATGCTATCATAAATCCATTCTTCCAGATAACTGTGCCAATAGACAAAACTGTAGCAGAATATATACCTCAATCAATAACTAGTATGATAGAGGACTTCGGAATATCTCTTTTCCTGGCTATAGGTGGAATATATTATTCGTTAAAGAAAAGTAGTCTTGGAGGTATATGGCTTCTGGTTCTAGGAGTTGCAGCAATATTTGGAACCTCTGAACAGCCTTACCTCTTCAATTACACAGCTTACTTGGTAGCCGCACTTGCAGGAATAGGAATTTATTATATAGTTTCATCTCTACGCCAATCAAATAGATTAGCTCCAATTTTGGTTCTGTCTCTCTTCGCAATATCCCTTGTGGCTGATGCAGGACTTGCAGCGACGGGTAGTGATGCACCGCAAGCAATTGACAACTCAGCTACTGGATTCCTTACTACTAACTACGCTTGGATAAATGCAATAGACTGGCTCAATAAGTGTACTCCTGCACATTCGTTCATACTGAGCTGGTGGGATTACGGCTACTGGCTTGAAACGCTTACAAATAAGACTGTAATAGATGAAAATAACACGTTAAATGGAACCCAAATTAGACTTATGGCTCAGATGTTCCTTAACAACGAAAGCTACGCAGCTTACGTGCTAGAGCATTACTATCACGTATATCCTTACGGGAATCCCAATTACACTATACCAGCATACATAGTTACCTATGACGCAGTAACCAGTGAAGTTGTTAACGGACAGCTTACATGGTACTTGGGATATCCACCTAATTTTGGCCCCTTCTTTGGCTACACCACCAGTGTAGGAGATATAGCGAAAGCAATGGGTGCAATGACAATTATAGCTGGTTATAACGAGTCCTCTTTCGTAAACAGTACCGAGTTGATTAGTCAAATAAACGCTACAGAGTCAACATACGGCTCAACAGATCCTACCTTGGCAAGTGGATTAATAAGCCAGATAGAGAACGCTCAGCCTTTCGCATGGACACCTAGAGCATACAATTCGCTGATAGTTCAAATGTTCATAGAAGGTACAGAAAGTCTTGGAGGACAAGTCATAGCTCCATTCACAACAAGTGTGGCGCCAACAAATAGCGGATTCCAAGTAACTGGAACTCCACTTCCTCCAGTTGAGTTATCTTACTTCCAGCCTGCTTACATTGCGTTATATCCAGTAGGTTCTGGAGGAGTACCTAACGATGGTGGAACTTACACGGTATATATAATGGTATTAGTTTATCAGTTTGTACAACCAGGACATGTAATACCAGAACATGTCGTTGAGAACATATAA